ATATTGAAATTTGTGCCACACTTTGAttaacaattattcaaattatatttagtatatatatatatatatacataaaaaagttatatcattagaaagagtttttcaatacgaatccaacaatatatcttttgtgcCGCGATAATCTCATATTACCAATGTAATttttgatcaaagtttagcataAAATTCCGCGtgggccttataaacccaaacggagggagtagtcttTATTTTAGTTGAatgctccctccattccaaaacacaactcatatagatttgtgcacttggaccaaggcagctctcgtttctagtgcctaaccactcatattggattaataataaatggatatgagtagttattggccgggtgcgggtaccaagagaaaaatgaggtgtgttttggaataaatgagaaaaatctatatgagttgtgttttggaatggagggagtacaagttaAGGTGTTCTAAAACAATTCCCTGCACACATCATTCTTATCCAATGTCTCTGTTTTGTTTTCGTATGTGACTCAATCAGGGTTGAACATGGTAacttttcatgaaaaaaaaagctatctCAAGCATGCTTAAAGACATATAAAGAACAGAATTGAATGTTAATCCacaaataaaatacaaatgTCCAGTATCTGGAGATAAATATAACACCTCAACTTTCAAATAATACTAGTGACTGATGTACTGCCACAATAAAATAACAGAGGAATGTGTTACCTCACTGTGCCATACTGCATCAAGTGTCCTGGAATGCATATGTCGCTGAAAAAATCAAGTGAAACTGAAGAAGGGAAACAGTGTTACCAGTTAAAACCAATCATTTTGTGTGTACAGCTTATCCAATGACTGAATTACATAGTGATAACATTATGATTTTAATTTCCATAACATGCAGGAAGCATTAAAACCTTGTAGATATATGAAATACAAATAGTCCAACAGAgtagagaagagaagaaacaagCTCAGGAATCATTTCAGTGTACATGCTTGTcgaaaatgaaatgaaagaatCTACGATGAAATATTAGTCTTTTATCATGCAGCAGCACTACCCTCGAGATATTGTTATGTAGACGGATATGGGACTAGGAAGTATTCTGATAAATATGGAATATTATTTAAATAGGAAGGAGAGTTATTTAGATAGGAAAGAGATGGGTTAGAGATTGAATCCTTATCCTTTGGTTGTTACTTATGGGTCAAGTAAGTCCTCTAATACAAGGAACATCATATGTATCGATCATCAATCAGGCAATGAGAAATTAACCAATGTAGTCCCTCCCGCGTTCGTCCAGCCCTAATTAATGTTCTACTTTCCGATCCCCTACGCCGTGTGCCTGACTATATCCATGGCGATAGTTACCCAATTTGTTCCAGACATTGTGCTTAGATTTTGACTTTTGACTACTCCGAATAATGTACCAGGCTTATTTATCCCAAAGCATTTGCAAAAATGTTATTTCCGCTTTCATGTCTCTAGATCAGGACCAAAATGCAAGAGACATACCAGCAATAATTATTCTGTTTATAAGTGTGGTAAAGAATGGTGACCAACATGCCAACAATTGTGGCAAACAGTGTAATAAAGTAAGAAAAGCAAATGAACATGCCCGAAATGATTTTATCATTCGAACAATACAAGAATTCATGATTAACATTAAATAGTATGAGGATTAGACATCACACAGAGATTTTAATATTCTCTTTAGACAATAGAATGGACATACCATGGCATGAAAATATGAATAAATTCCCTTCAGTGCTAGATGTTAATGTTAAGAAAATTAAAGGCAAGTACTAAAGTAGTCATAGATGAATTGAAACAAGGGTTATAAGAGATTGCCAACCAATTAGCCAACCAGAAGTGAGAAAATAACTAAGTCACCTTGTAAACCCTTTTCGTCATATCCACTGATTTTCCCAACAAGAACCTCCCCAATAAAGGGCCTGAACATCAACAACCTAAAGGAAACCTATCCAAGATGGCAAAAAGAAGGGAATCTAAGCATGATTTGTAAAATGTATGAAGCCTAAACTTAAAATGAATCACTTCTCTGAGgtctcaaattttgtactaacagCCATATTGGAAGAAGGGGCATCCATGGTAATGTAAAAGTGCGACATACATTCATAATGAGTCAATCACAAGTAGCACCCTGCTAGGAATAGGCTAAACTATCCAGTTGAGGCACAGAAATAATCAGGATTAACTTGCAACACAGAAAATTGCACCTTGGCATCACAATAGTCAATTAAATGAGCACAAATTGAGGGTGCTACTACTTTTTGAACTGTAGTCAGTAGTGTATAGAACTTCTGTTAATAAGTCTGAATATCTAGGAGATAAACCACGTAAGTGACAAACTTATTCTACCAATCCCAAAAGTTCTAGCTCTATGTAAGCACAGCAGGGAAATGATAAGTACTGCTAAGAACTTAAAAAGGGCTCCTGGTAATTCAATGAACACTTCTGCACAGGAAAGAAGTAAATACATACTGGAACTTCAATTTcaattaaattgcacaaaTTGAAGGGTATGAACTATGAAATAGTAACAGTCACCTTTCAGGAATTCACcgagaaaaaaacatataataTAAGTAGTAACATCTCACATTCCTTAACAAACATAAATGGATGACAAAACAATAGGACACATTACTTTATACGTCGAGCAGCCCTCTCCTGGAAAGATGAATCCACCTTCGACGGCAAGAATGTCATAGACAGACACACAGAGGCCAAGATTTGTGATCACCTACGGTGCAAGTCCATACACAGATTGAGGCATGCAACTAAATACCAGCAGTGGAACAGATTTCTGGCACCGTGAAATAAATCCCGTTTACTACTATGTAATCCAGTTCGCTCTACCTTATCCAGGAAGAGCCTCTCAAGCTCGGTCTTGATGGCATCGACTAGAGGGCGGCTCAGCAAGTGTGGCGGCATCGGCAGATTGTGCTCAATCTGGCTCAGAACAAACATCCTGCCTGAAATGCAGACTCGGTCATGTCCAGTGGTGGAGACAGGACAATATTAAAGCCTGGACAAGCTGCAAGCATAAATGTCTAACCATAATCTGTGTAACAAGCATCAGTCCTTCATTTAAAATTgagaacaacaagcacagcataTTTGGAATATAGATATAAGCTCCAAAGCTGGGAACTGCATATCACACtatatttaaataaaatcgGATGAGTACACAAGTAAATGTTCACAGATGAGAACACAGCTAAAATACATAATCATACAAGAAAGTTAAAAGTGAATTGAGTGGATGGATGAACCACAAATAATCACACATGGCAATCGACTAACCGAGTGAATTGACTAATTGCCTGATTGACTGAATGTTCAGCAACAACAGACTGATAGACTAAATGAGCAATGAGCAACAAATAGGGGAAGCCTCCAAGAGAGGATGAGAGGGAGAGCGAGCAATAACTCAATGTCACTGCTCACCTGCAAGCCAAAGCAGAAGACAGCCACCAGACATCAGTCCTCGGAGCTAGAGAACCGTGCTTCTGTGAGCCTGCTCCCTACTGTCTCCACGCATGTGCAAGGGTTTTGGGTTGACTTGGAAGAGGACATGCCGAGAATGGACGGGGGCACAGCCCACAAAAGCAGGGATGCGGCCCAGGTTGCAGAGGGCCAAGTCGTGGCCCAGAGCGCAAAATTGAGGCTGTTATCCTAGGGGGGAGATTTTCTTCTGACAGACTCACGCCTCATGAGTTTGCTGTTTGCAAGCACAAGTGAGCTAGTTCACAGTTTTAGGAGCCCCTTAGAAAGATCTGGTTTGTTCATAAGCCAGTTGTTGAGATGAGCACCAGATAAGCTGTAGTGTGAATAAGTCAAATCCAGCTTATTTCTAACTGTTTGTTTCTAAGTGCTTATGGAATTCGAGCTTATTTTCATGAAGGGTGCAAAGTCTGAAATACCCATAGACTCGCTTGTTTAATTGTTAGTTGGGAGTAGTTGTTTTGGACTGTTTATTTGCACAAGTGCCTATGAAAAATACATTTCAAAGACAAAGACAACAACATTATGATAATTTCAAGCAGCACATCAAGTTTGTAAATCACTAATAGGAAACAAACCTACATATGGGCCCCTCATGTCAAACGTCAAACATGTAATGCCTACCTGCATTTCTCGGGCCCTGAGCCGTCTCTTCATCTCCGCGCCAGTCCAGTGTTGCCTCCTTGGGAGCGCAACTTGGGCACAGGTCGCGGAGGCATGCAGGCGGCGTAGTGCACTAGTGATTGAAGTCGTGCACTCATGTGGCCACCAGATACAGGTGTGTGCAAGCGCCGAGCGGCGACGTCGTGAAGCTGTAGGAAGAAAATCCACTCACTAGGACAGCAGACCCAATTTGGCACTGGGGGCACGCTCAGCACCATGCCTGCAACCTGTGTAATCTGGGCCGTGTTCCTGCTTTCCTAGGCTGAGCTTGGCATTCCTTGTCTTTGCCTAGTGGCGTCCCAGTCCACTCTCAATCGACAACTCTGTGTCCCGAGTCAACCCAAAACCCTTGCTCACGCGCAGAGACAGCAGAGAGCAGACTCATGGCGGTGGATGGCGCGGTGCTCTAGCTCCGGGACAACGCTGACCAATGACTAGATCACTCCCTCTCCTCTCAAATACTCGGGGATTCAGCGTATGTTCGTGTTTGAGCCTACTTTTGTAATGTATTTAGTGAAGGTTTTGGACTTTTGGTTGCCCATTAGTTGGCCAATTTTAGCAACAAAAATGAACTAGCGTTGGTAGGGAGATATTGGCTTTCCAAAAAGTTGGCTCCCATCCAAACAAGGACCAAAGTTTTGTTCATCACCAAAATTTTGTTAGGGTGGACTTTGGCGACTATCCAAACGTACCTCGGACTCTCCCTCTCTGCTGCAGGTGAGCCGTGATAGATCAAAAGGAATTTTTACATACAGCATACATGTAGAACTATTTTACCTTGCTCAGAGCTCGCGGCTGGAGACTGTATCAGAGCTGGCTAGCTGCCGGCTGCCGGCGGGCGACGTCGAGGCAGGGGGTGACCtgggggcggcggccaaaAGGGACAGAACTTGGGGAGGCGAACTTGGACGGTGGGCTACTGGAGGAACTCGGAGCCGAGAgcagcggcgggggagggggaAATGCGGAGGGAGGGCGGGAGAGAGGCGGCGGAAGGAGGTTGGGAACAGGGGACAGGGGAGAGCCCTACTCCGGTTGCGGGAAATTGGCAACGCCCAGCGCACGATTGGTTGAATACGGCCCAAGAAAAGTTTCTCTTTTCCGGCCCAAAGCGCGGATACCTTTTTTCGCGAAGAAGGATACATTTCCTAGTgaaattctttcttttcttttttttaataaaattcaGGCTAACTCATTCATTCACACAACAAAGATTTGTcctccctaaaaaaaaggattcagagttcatctaaaaaaacattcaGAGTTCAAACATCTTGGATGAAAGCAGGAACACAATGTGGAAACACGAAGCATGATCCACCTCGATCATAAGCATTAGTGCTAACATGAACAAAAGAAACGTAATTGAAGCTACAAGCAAATTACGAACCAGTTTTAAAACGGTCTCTGCCTAGCATTCACCTTCAAAATAAGGTCAAGCAATCGGAGCGCAACACAACATAGGAAAAATCCTCCTCTCGAACCAAATTAACTGCACGTCGCAAGGCCAGTGCTTCTGCAATCTTCGGTGAAGTGACCCCTTCGAAGGACGCCAGGACGGACGTAAGCCATGAAACAACATCCCCGATTATCACGCGCCGCAACACCAATGGCCGAGCTTGAGGAGGCTATGAAAACGGTTgaatattaaattggaatcggtggCGATGGATTGGCGCCGTTGGTCGGTCAACCTCATTAAAATTACAATATATGCTActgcctcttttttttttctcccgtCTTATTCATGATTTCAGTAGtagaaattctacggtttaaatttaccgaaagttattgtacggtccaaatttgtcacaacataatacgaacagttctaaaataattcaatctccttagcatgaaatccaaaattcttcgtatccatctcagtgtggaaatcaatccgaacccaaacaaaaaatctcggtatcaatctcagtatggaaatcaatccaatcgaaaaatcaatgtccagacttcgcctccaccggctcgtgcttgatacactttccgttgttccgtagcatcgcacgggTTTTTTTGCTAGTTAATAAAAATCAAACCAAGCAGCGGTGGGGTCCACTTTTGCCACTCCGTCCAAGCTGCACACCTTGAAGACTGATTCAGCTTCAGAACATACTCATCGATCATATTCATAAATCATAAGCTTGTATCTTTCATATTGTCGTTGCATGACAAATTTTGGCTTCATTGTTCGTCACACCGTTACGAGCTTCCCACATGAGTCAGCATGTAACATCCACGACAAAACGCTGAATATCATTGCATCTGTGCAGctcaaatacggagtagttttAAGGAAAATAGTCGTTGTTTTGCATTGCAGATCAGTCTATCCCTGCATAACCGAAGAACAAACTAACTAACTCAGACTTAATGTCCTCAGAGACAGCTGAGGCAATAAGGCACATGAAAAATAGTGTTGCACACTCCCTACCTGTCCAGAATGTTAGAACTATGGAATCAACTAGATGTAGATCGGTACGGGTAGATAGCTCTATTGTGATAGAACATGGCATTTGGGTATGGggttagagagagagagaaggataGAGCGATGTGTACCTTCGCCTTGGGACGATGAGGAGCTTGACGGAGGAGCCAtgtcgacggcgagggagcGAAGGTGAGGGAGAGACGGCGtggagcgacggcggcggcggagcttcccgTCGCTTCTgcgcaaaccctagatcggtcTTGGGGTTGTCGGGGAGGGGGGGGTGGCTACGCAGTCGAACCTCGTAACTCGTGCCCCGGCCCCCTCACCTCTTTATATTGCGCAGCGCTACAGGGGCCCGCCAACCATAGTGGGTTGGGCGCTCCCGATCTGGGCGTATTAGATCTAGGGCCCGGtgggccgttgggcccacacggTGGAGATCGCCCTAACATTCTCCCCCTTAATCTCAGCTTTTCTTTTAACTGTATATTTTTTACTTTACTTGTTCCACCACCGATTAGTACGTAGAGCATGTTTCATCGTCTCAGCTCAATTGCCGATAGAATCAGACAGCTACAACGTGCCTTTCTGTGttaaaacaaattttgtttcttttcggTCCAATCTTTATTCAGGAATCATAGGCTTTCCCTTAAACCCAAGCCGGCTAAGTGTTCTTTGAACACACTGGGTGGTAGGCCTTTCGTAAACAAATTCCTTGAACACACTGGGTTGTTGTGAGTATAGAACACTGCTGGCTGATTGTCGCGGCACATCTTTAGTGGTTTGTCGATACAATCCACCACTTTCAAGTCGGGTATAAATTTCTTTAACCATATCGCCTGCCCCGTGGCCTCATAACATGCTATAAATTCTGCATACATCATGGATGATGCAACTATTGACTGTTTGGAGCTTCTCCACGAAATAGCCCCGCCTGCAAGAGTGAATACATATCTTGACGTGGATTTTCTATCATCTCTATCTCCCGCAAAATCTGCATCTGAATACCCTCTTATCTCTAGGGAATCAGATCTTCTATATGTTAGCATGAGGTTTTTTGTGCCTTGCGCATAACGCAATGCTTTCTTTACCATTTTCCAGTGCTCTATGCCTGaattttcttgatatctacCGAGTACCCAGGTGATAAAAGCTAAGTCAGAGCGAGTGCACACTTGTGCATACTGTAGGCTTCCAACAGCTGAAGCATATGGAACCGCTTTCATTTGATCGATCTCATATTGACTTTTGGGACATTGAAATTTCCCAAAATTGTCGCCCTTGACTATAGGAGCAGGTGTGGCATTGCTCGCATGcataatgtatttttttagaatcttttCTAAATATGCCTTTTGCGATAGTCCTAGAACCCCATTTTTCCTATCTCGGTGAATTTCTATGCCCAAGACATATAAAGCTTCACCAAGATcttttgtttcaaaatttgAGGACAAAAACTTCTTTGTTCTAGTAGTAGACTGACATCACTGCTAGCAAGCAAgatatcatccacatacaaaattaggaaaatatatttcccACTTTTAAACTTTGCATAAACGCAGTTGTCCTCAACATTCT
This is a stretch of genomic DNA from Brachypodium distachyon strain Bd21 chromosome 1, Brachypodium_distachyon_v3.0, whole genome shotgun sequence. It encodes these proteins:
- the LOC100831013 gene encoding DNA-directed RNA polymerase III subunit RPC8, whose amino-acid sequence is MFVLSQIEHNLPMPPHLLSRPLVDAIKTELERLFLDKVITNLGLCVSVYDILAVEGGFIFPGEGCSTYKVSFRLLMFRPFIGEVLVGKISGYDEKGLQVSLDFFSDICIPGHLMQYGTVRGEDGRWMLKTDDGDELYLDIDDEIRFLVSGIKYPPIPVEQKEDDKPFAPMQIIGSIKGDGLGLLAWWAADEEEAEEEEEQ